From the genome of Naumannella halotolerans, one region includes:
- a CDS encoding DUF5703 family protein, which translates to MEGTTIEYEVQRVRLDRTLSRRAVSRLLIDEAEYKGWELHRLRRYRDGTRDAWMRRKIIKARRTMP; encoded by the coding sequence ATGGAGGGCACAACCATCGAGTACGAGGTGCAGCGAGTCCGCCTCGATCGAACCCTGTCCCGCCGCGCGGTCAGCCGACTGTTGATCGACGAGGCCGAGTACAAGGGTTGGGAACTGCACCGGCTGCGTCGCTACCGTGACGGCACCAGGGATGCCTGGATGCGCCGCAAGATCATCAAGGCACGACGCACGATGCCATGA
- a CDS encoding aldo/keto reductase → MIRRHVGHTGLQVSRLGLGTMGWGGSNISAADARDLLLTFHRAGGTLIDTAAAYGRGGAEQLLGTLLDSVVPRDDMIIATKAGFGVRDGHRVVDTSRTAMLRDLDQSLERLGTDWIDLWQVHAWGDAPIEETLAAMDYAVSSGRVRYIGVSNFVGWQTAYASAWQRAIPQRTPLASAQVEYSLLARRAEMEVLPAVRGLGAGFFPWSPLGRGVLSGKYRHGTPRDSRGASDHFSWFVEPYLDNRYRGVVEAVARAAEGMELQPAQVALLWTRDSPGVTAPLLGARTVEQLTCCLQTEELTLPPEITAALDDVSGGPVQGRP, encoded by the coding sequence ATGATCCGTCGTCACGTCGGCCACACCGGTCTGCAGGTCTCCAGGCTCGGTCTGGGCACGATGGGATGGGGCGGCAGCAACATCTCCGCAGCCGACGCCCGTGATCTGTTGCTCACCTTCCACCGTGCCGGTGGCACCCTGATCGACACCGCGGCCGCCTATGGCCGTGGCGGTGCCGAGCAGCTGCTGGGCACGCTGCTCGACTCGGTGGTACCGCGCGACGACATGATCATCGCCACCAAGGCCGGATTCGGGGTGCGTGACGGTCACCGGGTGGTGGACACCTCCCGTACCGCCATGTTGCGGGACCTGGACCAGTCCCTGGAGCGACTGGGTACGGACTGGATCGACCTGTGGCAGGTGCACGCCTGGGGTGATGCACCGATCGAGGAGACCCTGGCCGCGATGGACTACGCGGTCAGCTCCGGCCGGGTCCGTTACATCGGGGTCTCGAACTTCGTCGGCTGGCAGACCGCCTATGCCTCCGCCTGGCAACGCGCGATCCCGCAACGCACCCCGCTGGCCAGTGCGCAGGTCGAGTACTCGTTGCTGGCCCGGCGGGCTGAGATGGAGGTACTGCCGGCCGTCCGCGGCCTGGGTGCCGGGTTCTTCCCCTGGTCGCCGTTGGGCCGGGGCGTGCTGAGCGGCAAGTACCGGCACGGGACCCCGCGGGATTCGCGGGGCGCCAGTGATCATTTCTCCTGGTTCGTCGAACCGTACCTGGACAATCGCTATCGCGGTGTGGTGGAGGCGGTCGCCCGGGCGGCCGAGGGAATGGAACTGCAGCCAGCGCAGGTGGCGTTGTTGTGGACCCGGGACTCACCGGGGGTGACCGCCCCCTTGCTCGGGGCGCGCACGGTCGAACAGTTGACCTGCTGTCTGCAGACCGAGGAGTTGACCCTGCCGCCGGAGATCACCGCCGCCCTGGACGACGTCTCCGGCGGGCCGGTGCAGGGACGCCCCTGA
- a CDS encoding LLM class F420-dependent oxidoreductase produces the protein MKLSVAIGYMTARDRPADAATLTQHAEALGFDTVWASEAYGSDAVSVLGYLAGRTEKINIGSAVLQIPGRTPAMTAMTASGLDAVSDGRFRLGLGVSGPQVVEGWHGQPFAKPLARTREYVGLVRQALSGEIVRSDGPHYPLPLPGGAGKPLKLMARPVADRVPIYLAAVGPKNLELTGEIADGWQGLFYAPDQSAETTEALARGREKSGRSADDFDAMVSVGLAAGDDLTTCADALRPWVALYIGGMGSRKHNFYNALAVRMGYADEAAEIQDLYLAGDQRAAARAVPSELIERVSLLGDQTRLRDQLTAFADSGITQVAVMPQARSLPAKLEQLDAIAAAHAETSAPGV, from the coding sequence ATGAAGTTGTCCGTCGCCATCGGCTACATGACCGCCCGCGACCGGCCGGCCGATGCCGCCACGCTGACCCAGCACGCCGAGGCCCTGGGATTCGACACGGTCTGGGCCTCCGAGGCCTACGGCTCGGACGCGGTCAGTGTGCTCGGTTATCTCGCCGGACGGACCGAGAAGATCAACATCGGTTCGGCGGTGCTGCAGATCCCCGGTCGTACGCCGGCGATGACGGCCATGACCGCGAGTGGCCTGGATGCGGTCAGCGACGGCCGATTCCGGCTCGGGTTGGGGGTGTCCGGTCCGCAGGTGGTGGAGGGATGGCACGGCCAGCCGTTCGCCAAACCGCTCGCGCGTACCCGCGAGTACGTCGGCCTGGTACGCCAGGCGCTGTCGGGTGAGATCGTCCGCAGCGACGGCCCGCACTATCCGCTGCCGTTGCCCGGAGGTGCCGGGAAGCCGTTGAAGCTGATGGCCCGTCCGGTCGCCGATCGGGTGCCGATCTATCTGGCCGCGGTCGGTCCGAAGAACCTCGAACTCACCGGTGAGATCGCCGACGGCTGGCAGGGACTGTTCTATGCCCCGGACCAGTCGGCGGAGACCACCGAGGCGCTGGCCCGCGGACGGGAGAAGTCAGGGCGCAGTGCCGATGATTTCGATGCCATGGTGTCGGTCGGTCTCGCCGCCGGTGACGACCTGACCACCTGTGCCGACGCCCTGCGCCCCTGGGTGGCGCTCTACATCGGCGGCATGGGCAGCCGGAAGCACAACTTCTACAACGCCCTGGCGGTCCGCATGGGTTATGCCGACGAGGCTGCCGAGATCCAGGACCTCTATCTCGCCGGCGATCAGCGGGCGGCTGCCAGGGCCGTACCGTCGGAGCTGATCGAGCGGGTCTCCCTGCTCGGCGACCAGACACGGCTACGGGATCAGCTGACCGCCTTCGCCGACAGCGGGATCACTCAGGTCGCGGTGATGCCGCAGGCCCGGAGCCTGCCGGCCAAGCTGGAGCAGCTGGACGCGATCGCCGCAGCACATGCCGAGACGAGCGCGCCGGGGGTCTGA
- a CDS encoding undecaprenyl-diphosphate phosphatase, which translates to MSWLEAIILGIVQGLTEFLPVSSSAHVSIVGQVFGADPGAAFTAIMQIGTETAVVVYFRKKIWRILSRWCLALFGKIPQADPDVRLGWLVIVGSIPIVVLGLVLEPLIEGPFRNLWVTIAMLAGVGVLIGIGDRFSSGTKTLDDIGWRDGIIFGLAQACALVPGVSRSGGTITAGLFMGYKRKDAAEYSFLLAIPAVFGSGFYSLTNIAEEPDPNWTMILVATVIAFVIGLAVTHWLMRYISHNSFLPFVIYRVVLAAGLAILLLAGLLPPYTSA; encoded by the coding sequence ATGAGTTGGCTGGAAGCGATCATTCTGGGCATCGTCCAGGGACTCACCGAGTTCCTCCCGGTCTCCTCCAGTGCCCATGTCTCGATCGTCGGTCAGGTCTTCGGCGCCGACCCGGGCGCCGCCTTCACCGCGATCATGCAGATCGGCACCGAGACCGCCGTGGTCGTCTACTTCCGGAAGAAGATCTGGCGGATCCTCAGCCGGTGGTGTCTGGCGCTGTTCGGCAAGATCCCGCAGGCCGACCCCGATGTTCGTCTGGGCTGGCTGGTGATCGTCGGTTCGATCCCGATCGTGGTGCTGGGGTTGGTGCTGGAACCGCTGATCGAGGGCCCGTTCCGCAACCTGTGGGTGACGATCGCGATGCTTGCCGGCGTCGGTGTGCTGATCGGCATCGGCGACAGGTTCAGCTCCGGCACCAAGACCCTGGATGACATCGGCTGGCGCGACGGCATCATCTTCGGACTCGCCCAGGCATGTGCGCTGGTGCCCGGGGTCTCCCGCTCCGGCGGCACGATCACCGCCGGCCTGTTCATGGGCTACAAGCGCAAGGACGCCGCCGAGTACTCGTTCCTGCTGGCGATCCCGGCGGTCTTCGGATCCGGTTTCTACAGCCTCACCAACATCGCCGAGGAACCCGACCCGAACTGGACGATGATCCTGGTCGCCACGGTGATCGCCTTCGTGATCGGGCTGGCCGTCACCCATTGGCTGATGCGCTACATCTCGCACAACAGCTTCCTGCCGTTCGTGATCTACCGGGTGGTGCTGGCAGCCGGCCTGGCGATCCTGCTGCTGGCCGGACTGCTGCCGCCCTACACCAGCGCCTGA
- a CDS encoding flavin reductase family protein: MSIHPEHPFATPEGLRDPIRRLRGRLAQPVSIWSVGELGARPEGWTISSMLVAEGDPPEVIGLLDPDSDLADLLGDADSEVRVCVTLLAEPQATVAEVFARLAPSPGGPFRTGDWTDSPHGPRLDGAAGWLGVRLRRDAVTAGWSLLLRGTVESAELGPGVPLFHLRGAYRS; encoded by the coding sequence GTGAGCATTCATCCCGAGCATCCCTTCGCCACCCCGGAGGGACTTCGCGACCCGATCCGGCGACTCCGTGGACGATTGGCCCAGCCGGTCAGCATCTGGTCGGTCGGTGAGCTCGGGGCCAGGCCGGAGGGATGGACCATCTCCTCAATGCTGGTCGCCGAGGGTGACCCGCCGGAGGTGATCGGCCTGCTGGACCCCGATTCGGACCTGGCCGACCTGCTCGGTGACGCCGATTCCGAGGTACGGGTGTGTGTCACTCTGCTCGCCGAGCCACAGGCGACCGTCGCCGAGGTCTTCGCCCGCCTCGCGCCTTCGCCCGGCGGCCCCTTCCGTACCGGCGACTGGACCGATTCACCCCACGGGCCACGGTTGGACGGGGCGGCCGGCTGGTTGGGTGTGCGGCTGCGGCGCGATGCGGTCACGGCCGGTTGGTCCCTGCTGCTGCGGGGAACGGTGGAAAGCGCCGAACTGGGCCCGGGGGTACCGCTGTTCCACCTGCGGGGTGCCTATCGGAGCTAG
- a CDS encoding MSMEG_4193 family putative phosphomutase, which yields MTTVLLVRHGRSTANTARVLAGRSPGVHLDDHGRAQAEALGEALIGIDLAAAVSSPMERCRETTELLLRGRDVELSIDEDLTECDYGQWTNRLLSELSGEPLWKRVQSAPSSVTFPEGEAMQAMAARGVQALRRHDRRIAAAHGDHAIWLAVSHGDVIKAILADALGMHLDHFQRISVAPAALSILAINDGSLRVLTLNAGTDLAALVPRAPVTEGTPGGDVGAEAAGDTRAQPSSSPAAQSADADRPRA from the coding sequence ATGACCACGGTGTTGCTGGTACGACATGGACGTTCCACCGCCAACACCGCTCGGGTGTTGGCCGGGCGCAGTCCCGGGGTGCATCTGGATGATCATGGACGGGCCCAGGCAGAAGCGCTCGGTGAGGCCCTGATCGGCATCGACCTGGCCGCAGCGGTCAGCTCGCCGATGGAGCGTTGCCGGGAGACCACCGAGTTGCTGTTGCGCGGCCGCGACGTCGAGCTGAGCATCGATGAGGACCTGACCGAATGCGACTACGGGCAGTGGACGAACCGGCTGCTGTCGGAGTTGAGCGGGGAACCGCTGTGGAAACGGGTGCAGTCGGCACCCTCGTCGGTCACCTTCCCCGAGGGGGAGGCGATGCAGGCCATGGCGGCGCGTGGGGTGCAGGCACTGCGGCGCCACGACCGGCGGATCGCCGCCGCCCACGGTGACCATGCGATCTGGCTGGCGGTCAGCCACGGTGACGTGATCAAGGCGATCCTGGCCGACGCGCTTGGGATGCATCTGGACCACTTCCAACGGATCTCGGTCGCACCGGCCGCGCTGTCGATCCTGGCGATCAACGACGGCAGCCTGCGAGTGCTGACCCTGAATGCCGGTACCGACCTGGCAGCCCTCGTACCCCGGGCGCCGGTCACCGAGGGAACACCCGGTGGCGATGTCGGTGCGGAAGCCGCCGGCGACACCCGGGCCCAGCCGTCGAGTTCACCGGCAGCGCAATCGGCCGATGCGGATCGGCCCCGGGCCTAG
- a CDS encoding DUF3090 domain-containing protein, protein MSIVEHRYDSPDRFVVGTVGEPGDRAFFLQARQGNRITSVGCEKQQVSVLAEHLNRILDEIVSARAPIPAAYSQPRDTQPLDAPIDEEFKVGTMTLAWDPEQLRVVIEMFPQSDETEMPEPDAPADEVSAAEAARASEVFVVRITPDECREFAARAEAVVSAGRPACPFCAQPVDPEGHICPRANGYRRPLF, encoded by the coding sequence ATGTCGATAGTCGAGCACCGTTACGACTCGCCCGACCGGTTCGTCGTCGGCACCGTCGGGGAGCCCGGTGACCGGGCGTTCTTCCTGCAGGCACGCCAGGGCAACCGGATCACCTCGGTCGGTTGCGAGAAGCAGCAGGTCTCGGTGCTGGCCGAGCACTTGAACCGGATCCTGGACGAGATCGTCAGCGCGCGGGCACCGATCCCCGCCGCCTACAGCCAACCCCGCGACACCCAGCCGCTCGATGCCCCGATCGACGAGGAATTCAAGGTCGGCACCATGACACTGGCCTGGGACCCCGAACAGCTGCGGGTGGTGATCGAGATGTTCCCGCAGTCCGACGAGACCGAGATGCCCGAACCGGATGCGCCCGCCGACGAGGTCTCGGCCGCCGAGGCCGCCCGGGCCAGTGAGGTCTTCGTCGTCCGGATCACCCCGGACGAGTGCCGCGAGTTCGCCGCCCGGGCCGAGGCGGTCGTCTCCGCCGGACGGCCGGCCTGCCCGTTCTGCGCTCAGCCGGTGGATCCCGAGGGGCACATCTGCCCACGCGCCAACGGCTACCGGCGCCCCCTGTTCTGA
- a CDS encoding SCO1664 family protein, producing MEFSGGDPDLVLDPDFDGDWDLKGRLSGASNATFLAQVGERLGVYKPVRGERPLGDFPDGTLACREVAAYRLSAAAGYDLVPATVLIDGPFGTGSLQAWVDPAEEDPVQVVGDGDDLRDRIPVIEAYGRFDEPLWVVHDNSDRLRELALFDLVANNADRKGGHVLAQARPDGPTRIFGIDHGICFHALDKVRTVLWGFAEEKFSDHHRELLQRSGEVAGELSELLSITEVIAIEQRVENLLRLGRFPEPVEDRYPFPWPPL from the coding sequence ATGGAGTTCTCGGGCGGGGACCCCGATCTGGTCCTGGATCCCGACTTCGACGGTGACTGGGACCTCAAGGGACGGCTCAGTGGCGCCTCCAATGCCACCTTCCTCGCCCAGGTGGGGGAGCGTCTGGGCGTCTACAAACCGGTACGCGGTGAGCGACCGCTGGGCGATTTCCCCGACGGCACCCTGGCCTGCCGGGAGGTGGCGGCCTACCGACTGTCGGCGGCGGCGGGCTACGACCTGGTCCCGGCCACGGTCCTGATCGACGGTCCGTTCGGCACCGGATCGCTGCAGGCCTGGGTCGACCCGGCCGAGGAGGATCCGGTGCAGGTGGTCGGTGACGGCGACGACCTGAGGGATCGGATCCCGGTGATCGAGGCCTACGGTCGTTTCGACGAACCGCTGTGGGTGGTCCACGACAACTCCGACCGGCTGCGGGAGCTGGCGCTGTTCGACCTGGTGGCCAACAATGCCGACCGCAAGGGCGGCCATGTGCTGGCCCAGGCCCGGCCGGACGGCCCGACCCGGATCTTCGGCATCGACCACGGCATCTGCTTCCACGCACTGGACAAGGTACGTACCGTGCTCTGGGGATTCGCCGAGGAGAAGTTCAGCGATCATCACCGTGAGCTGTTGCAGCGCAGCGGCGAGGTCGCCGGTGAGTTGTCCGAACTGCTCAGCATCACCGAGGTGATCGCCATCGAGCAGCGGGTGGAGAACCTGCTACGGCTGGGCAGATTCCCCGAACCGGTCGAGGATCGCTACCCGTTCCCCTGGCCGCCGCTGTGA
- the mshC gene encoding cysteine--1-D-myo-inosityl 2-amino-2-deoxy-alpha-D-glucopyranoside ligase, with translation MQAWPHPAIPSLLPDPTAGPVRIFDSLTDQVTEVGPSSGTARLYVCGITPYDATHLGHAATYVAFDLLQRQWRDVGLNVNYVQNITDVDDPLLERARATGEDWQELAAREVQLFRTDMAALNVIPPADYVGVVEAIPLITELLATYGEDAIYQLDDEYPDWYFRADRAPHLGELSKLGPEESLRLFGERGGDPDRAGKQNPLDWLVWRAARPDEPAWDSPLGPGRPGWHIECTAIANRFLGQTFDVEGGGSDLIFPHHEMSAAEAEVAFGVPFAKVYAHAGMVGYEGEKMSKSLGNLVLVSKLREAGEDPMAVRLVLLSHHWHEDWSYDDAQLQAATERLTRWREAAGRETVPEVSSVIAAVRTAMRDNLDSPSALAAIDEWAASDGEEPGAGAADLVDAIDALLGVRLGNR, from the coding sequence ATGCAGGCGTGGCCCCATCCAGCGATCCCCTCGTTGTTGCCCGATCCGACGGCAGGGCCGGTCCGGATCTTCGACTCCCTCACCGATCAGGTGACCGAGGTCGGACCCAGCAGCGGTACAGCCCGGCTCTACGTCTGCGGGATCACTCCCTACGACGCCACCCATCTGGGTCACGCCGCGACCTATGTCGCCTTCGACCTGTTGCAACGGCAGTGGCGCGATGTCGGGCTGAACGTCAACTACGTGCAGAACATCACCGACGTCGACGACCCGCTGCTGGAGCGCGCCCGGGCGACGGGGGAGGACTGGCAGGAGCTGGCCGCCCGGGAGGTGCAGCTGTTCCGTACCGACATGGCGGCGCTGAACGTCATCCCGCCCGCCGATTACGTCGGTGTGGTCGAGGCGATCCCGCTGATCACCGAGTTGTTGGCGACCTACGGCGAGGACGCGATCTACCAGCTCGACGACGAGTACCCCGACTGGTACTTCCGGGCCGACCGGGCACCGCACCTGGGCGAGTTGTCCAAACTCGGCCCCGAGGAGTCGCTGCGACTGTTCGGAGAGCGTGGCGGTGATCCCGACCGGGCCGGCAAACAGAACCCGCTCGACTGGCTGGTCTGGCGTGCGGCCCGGCCGGACGAACCCGCCTGGGATTCCCCACTGGGACCGGGCCGGCCCGGATGGCACATCGAGTGCACCGCCATCGCGAATCGCTTCCTGGGACAGACCTTCGACGTCGAGGGCGGTGGATCGGATCTGATCTTCCCGCATCACGAGATGTCGGCCGCCGAGGCCGAGGTGGCCTTCGGTGTCCCCTTCGCGAAGGTCTATGCCCACGCCGGGATGGTCGGGTACGAGGGCGAGAAGATGAGCAAGTCGCTGGGCAATCTGGTGCTGGTCAGCAAGCTGCGGGAGGCCGGTGAGGATCCGATGGCGGTACGACTGGTACTGCTCTCCCACCACTGGCACGAGGACTGGAGCTACGACGACGCCCAGCTGCAGGCCGCGACCGAGCGGCTGACCCGCTGGCGGGAGGCCGCCGGCCGGGAGACCGTACCGGAGGTGAGCTCGGTGATCGCCGCGGTCCGCACCGCGATGCGGGACAACCTGGACAGCCCCAGCGCCCTGGCGGCGATCGACGAGTGGGCGGCGAGCGACGGTGAGGAACCCGGTGCCGGTGCCGCCGATCTGGTCGACGCCATCGATGCGCTGCTCGGCGTCCGCCTGGGCAACCGGTGA
- a CDS encoding phosphoribosyl-ATP diphosphatase, which translates to MTIGADGHQTQEEPVAKDFAALYAELVDKARTRPEGSGTVARLDAGAHEIGKKIVEEAAEVWMAAEHEGRERAAEEISQLIYHLQVMMLALDLEPKDIWEHL; encoded by the coding sequence ATGACCATCGGTGCCGATGGGCACCAGACACAGGAGGAACCCGTGGCCAAGGACTTCGCCGCGCTCTACGCCGAGCTGGTCGACAAGGCCCGTACCCGTCCCGAAGGCTCGGGTACGGTCGCCCGTCTGGACGCCGGTGCGCACGAGATCGGCAAGAAGATCGTGGAGGAGGCGGCCGAGGTCTGGATGGCCGCCGAACACGAGGGCCGGGAGCGGGCAGCCGAGGAGATCAGCCAGTTGATCTACCACCTGCAGGTGATGATGCTGGCGCTCGACCTGGAACCGAAGGACATCTGGGAGCACCTGTGA
- the hisG gene encoding ATP phosphoribosyltransferase: MDNAQTNPQTDRPRFLKVAVPNKGSLSDAAIQMLREAGYRQRTDSKELTLSDPATRTEFYYLRPRDIAVYVGEGILDVGITGRDMLLDSAAEADEVKALGFGGTRFRFAAPAGQDWTIERLDGARIATSYPGLVDAWLADRGVKARLIKLDGAVESAIRLGVADAVADVVETGTTLQRAGLELFGDPILESESVLITRRGGPEPEGFGHFARRLDGVLVARNWVMMDYDIDTAYVEQASALTPGFESPTVSPLAREGWVAVRVMVPRADAQLLMDRLYDLGARAILVTDIAACRI; the protein is encoded by the coding sequence GTGGACAACGCGCAGACGAACCCGCAGACCGATCGGCCCCGATTCCTCAAGGTGGCGGTGCCGAACAAGGGATCGTTGTCCGATGCCGCGATCCAGATGTTGCGGGAGGCGGGCTATCGCCAGCGGACCGACTCCAAGGAACTGACCCTCAGCGATCCGGCGACCCGTACCGAGTTCTACTACCTGCGGCCCCGCGACATCGCCGTCTATGTCGGCGAGGGGATCCTCGATGTCGGGATCACCGGCCGCGACATGTTGTTGGATTCGGCAGCCGAGGCCGATGAGGTGAAGGCGCTCGGATTCGGTGGCACCCGGTTCCGCTTCGCCGCACCGGCCGGACAGGACTGGACGATCGAGCGGCTCGACGGGGCGCGGATCGCCACCTCCTACCCGGGTCTGGTCGATGCCTGGCTGGCCGACCGTGGCGTGAAGGCACGCCTGATCAAACTCGACGGCGCGGTGGAGTCGGCGATCCGGCTCGGCGTGGCCGATGCCGTCGCCGACGTGGTGGAGACCGGGACCACCTTGCAGCGGGCCGGTCTGGAACTGTTCGGTGACCCGATCCTGGAATCGGAATCGGTGCTGATCACCCGCCGGGGTGGTCCCGAGCCCGAGGGTTTCGGCCACTTCGCACGTCGCCTGGACGGTGTCCTGGTCGCGCGCAACTGGGTGATGATGGACTACGACATCGACACCGCCTATGTCGAGCAGGCCTCCGCGCTCACCCCCGGTTTCGAGTCGCCGACGGTCTCACCGTTGGCCCGCGAAGGCTGGGTGGCGGTACGGGTGATGGTGCCGCGGGCCGATGCGCAGTTGCTGATGGACCGGCTCTACGACTTGGGTGCCCGGGCCATCCTGGTTACCGACATCGCCGCCTGCCGGATCTGA
- a CDS encoding PH domain-containing protein — protein sequence MPVVYRSRVSILWALIGTITVTAAAIFGWLVLPEVNRVAFTVPQALTLLLIILALDAIILGLAFSSVRADREGVTIRNGLRKRHYPWSEISAISYRRSDPWAHLVPKSIGETERTRRPMVGIQRVDGDRAVSAVATLRQLLREAA from the coding sequence GTGCCTGTCGTGTACCGCTCCCGGGTCTCGATCCTCTGGGCGCTGATCGGTACGATCACTGTCACCGCGGCCGCGATCTTCGGCTGGCTGGTCCTGCCGGAGGTCAACCGGGTGGCGTTCACCGTGCCGCAGGCGCTGACCCTGCTGCTGATCATCCTGGCGCTGGATGCGATCATCCTGGGTCTGGCCTTCTCCAGCGTCCGGGCCGACAGAGAAGGTGTGACCATCCGCAACGGTCTGCGCAAGCGGCACTACCCGTGGTCGGAGATATCGGCGATCAGCTACCGCCGCTCCGATCCGTGGGCGCATCTGGTGCCGAAGTCGATCGGCGAGACCGAACGGACCCGCCGCCCGATGGTCGGCATCCAGCGGGTCGACGGCGACCGGGCCGTGTCGGCGGTGGCGACTCTGCGGCAGCTGCTGCGCGAGGCCGCCTGA
- a CDS encoding SLC13 family permease yields MTLQVVSIIILAAMFVLATWRGVNMGLLGFVAAARFGMFGLGLDIEDSLAGFPVDLFVALVGLTYLFGFAQNNGVIDVIVGWCLRALRGRVGLAPWIFFWLTAALIAAGALFAVAIVAPLALRFARRNRLNSFMTGLLVVHGALAGAFSPISVYGIFINDYLTSNGFATSAAALFVIPLIFNLVFAAVVWLVLRNRPGPQVAEDVALAESGPTRTPLDRYQILTLIGLLVMAVAVIGFGADIGVTALAVAIVLAAWKPKEGRAALSKVSWPVVVLICGVLCYITMLQEAGTVDWVSAGIAGLGVPLVAALLLFYVAGLVSALASSLGIIGLVIALAGPFLASGEVNVIGFVVALAIAATIVDISPFSTNGAMLLANVDERVRERYYRQMLIYAGLMCLIGPGLAWLITAVPTVLA; encoded by the coding sequence ATGACCTTGCAAGTCGTCAGCATCATCATCCTGGCCGCCATGTTCGTTCTCGCCACCTGGCGGGGTGTGAACATGGGATTGCTCGGATTCGTTGCGGCGGCGCGCTTCGGCATGTTCGGTCTCGGACTCGACATCGAGGACTCCCTGGCCGGCTTCCCCGTCGACCTCTTCGTCGCCCTGGTCGGCCTGACCTATCTGTTCGGGTTCGCGCAGAACAACGGTGTGATCGATGTGATCGTCGGTTGGTGCCTGCGGGCCCTGCGCGGGCGCGTCGGCCTGGCCCCGTGGATCTTCTTCTGGCTGACGGCAGCGTTGATCGCCGCCGGTGCGCTGTTCGCCGTGGCGATCGTCGCGCCATTGGCATTGCGCTTCGCCCGGCGCAACCGGTTGAACTCCTTCATGACCGGTCTGTTGGTGGTCCACGGTGCCCTTGCCGGTGCGTTCTCGCCGATCAGCGTGTACGGCATCTTCATCAACGACTACCTGACCAGCAACGGCTTCGCGACCTCGGCCGCGGCGCTGTTCGTGATCCCGCTGATCTTCAACCTGGTCTTCGCCGCGGTGGTCTGGCTGGTGCTCCGGAACCGCCCGGGCCCGCAGGTCGCCGAGGATGTCGCGCTTGCCGAGTCGGGACCGACCCGGACCCCACTGGACCGCTACCAGATCCTGACCCTGATCGGTCTGCTGGTGATGGCGGTGGCGGTGATCGGGTTCGGGGCCGACATCGGCGTCACGGCGCTGGCTGTGGCGATCGTGCTGGCTGCGTGGAAACCCAAGGAGGGACGCGCTGCGCTGTCGAAGGTCTCCTGGCCGGTGGTGGTGCTGATCTGCGGTGTCCTGTGTTACATCACGATGCTCCAGGAGGCAGGCACGGTCGACTGGGTCTCGGCCGGCATCGCCGGTCTCGGTGTGCCGTTGGTGGCTGCCTTGTTGTTGTTCTACGTCGCCGGTCTCGTCTCCGCGCTGGCCTCGTCGCTGGGGATCATCGGTCTCGTGATCGCGCTCGCTGGACCCTTCCTGGCCTCCGGTGAGGTGAACGTGATCGGTTTCGTGGTGGCGTTGGCGATCGCAGCCACGATCGTCGACATCAGTCCCTTCTCCACCAATGGTGCGATGCTGCTGGCCAATGTCGATGAACGGGTACGCGAGCGCTACTACCGCCAGATGTTGATCTACGCCGGACTGATGTGCCTGATCGGACCGGGCCTGGCCTGGCTGATCACCGCCGTACCGACCGTGCTCGCCTGA
- a CDS encoding SseB family protein has product MSLGGYDERFADDSGEADAQVRSRVAAAADGTPENYLTAVVALCGSRLLVPVLAGGDDSLTADPERAGEVSAVLLQRPDGARALPVFTGVDSAHEWHPAARPIPATLDRVAQTARAEGADTVLIDIAGPSPLTIEGELLAQLAQGHRLVRLPDGFGWIATGTS; this is encoded by the coding sequence ATGAGTCTCGGCGGGTACGACGAACGCTTCGCCGACGATTCCGGTGAGGCCGATGCCCAGGTACGGTCCCGGGTCGCGGCGGCCGCTGACGGTACGCCGGAGAACTACCTGACCGCAGTGGTCGCGCTGTGCGGCAGCCGGCTGCTGGTGCCGGTACTGGCCGGTGGGGACGACTCGCTGACCGCCGACCCCGAACGGGCCGGCGAGGTCTCGGCGGTGCTGTTGCAACGCCCCGACGGGGCACGTGCTCTGCCCGTCTTCACCGGTGTCGACTCCGCCCACGAGTGGCATCCGGCCGCCCGGCCGATTCCGGCGACCCTGGACCGGGTGGCGCAGACCGCCCGGGCCGAGGGCGCCGACACGGTGCTGATCGACATCGCCGGCCCGAGCCCGCTGACCATCGAGGGGGAGTTGTTGGCACAACTCGCCCAAGGGCACCGACTCGTCCGATTGCCCGACGGGTTCGGCTGGATCGCCACCGGGACGTCCTGA